Genomic window (Oryza sativa Japonica Group chromosome 3, ASM3414082v1):
atctcaaatccccgatctatcgccgagttcaatcccgaatccaaatccttcccaaatcaattcctccgcaaaagtctaatttgcctccccgggttcgatgggccgaatctctctcggcccatctccccctccctccccggcgccctctctctctctttctctccctccccctccgctccgcccgcgcgccgcgcgcgcgtgcgcgagagccgcgccgagcgctcccccctccgctctgcccgcgcgcgtgcgcgtgagccgctcgcgccgagcgccctcccttcccctcgctctccttctccccgcCTCCATCCCTGGAGAGCTCCCCGCCCGCGGAATCGGCCCCGCGCGTTGTTGTTCGCGCGTGCGTCCACGtggtcgtcgcccgcgtcgcgcctgcgccgtctgcgccgcccggccccgctgccctgccgctcctgcagccgcgcagccgctcggccccgcaagccagcgcgcgtgcccgagctgtgccgctcaaaccgccgcgcctcccgttgcaaccgcgcgcgcgtgccgtggtggccgaccgcctggtcgccgccgccgtcagcctctgccgtgcctgcccgcgcctgccgcccgtgtcgtcgccccgctccaaaccgccccgccgtcatcgccgtcgtcatcgcccggcccccgccactccgcgcgcaagctgccaagggacggaggcagagctcctcctccctctgccgagtcgcccccgctccctcctccttttcccaaagaggcaaggggacaagcccccttttatctccctcttttcccctttttcctcccgccggcgtcatcctcctccctcctccctgtcgccgctttggccgcgaccgccgaacgctagccctctcctttgaccgccctaagtcggttcccaaactgacattgccatcctataaacccaagcttccctcttttcctttcctctcccattcgcctccacgccattgccgccgcctcccgtgctctgttcgccgtcgccgttcgtcgttgcgcgtgtcggaggagccggcacgagcaaggacgcggaaggggactccgagcgcgccctctccttcctcttccccggcccgaggccggagagattactcccgcgccgtcggcctctcgtcactgcgcccgcccgcacggtagtgcatctccccgttctccctcctcgctccatctcctccccttagactcgggtagtagcacgagtagcctccccgtagctagccggcgtcaccccgaccgttgccgccgctcgccgtgtgctcgccgtcgtcgtcgcccgagctcggaagcgccgctcgtcgccggcctcgctcggcgcagctccgcccaatccaacgctagcatcagattcccgtagccgcgtagataatctcgccgccgggaattggcccctcgtgacctcgtcgccgtttcccccttctcccgccgccggttgccgccgccgcaattcgccgccgtcgggcatcctctggcgaatccgagccgttggctcgtctcccctcgtcctatgcaaccacccggtgtgctcgctttcgcctgtatcgccatggttcgctccgccgctcgccgctgtcgtccgccgtccgttccggccggcgtcgtcgtcgacctcccgccggcccgcgtggcagccacgtaggcgccacgtcggcgccagctcggccaaaACCGGGTCGAGTCGACCCCGGTTAGCCgctccctccccgtgcgcgcggtccaccgcgaaccgtgaggctgcgcgtgggcccaccgcatccgcgtcctccacgaaccgcgcgcgtgcaccgcgtctctcccccatcctagcgccgcgccgcgtgctctctccgcacggtgagccgagccgctgacaagcgggtcccactcgggaccacgcgaggtgagcccggtccaccggctctctctctcctcccctcccgcgcgcgcgtgccttgggccggccggcccatttagctcggccgagccgccccttttctctcgggccgcgccctagccgcccgagggaagtctaatttccctccctcttttcttttcttttctttttcaaaaaggatttaattaagtCCTTTTCCtgtagaccaaaaatccaataatcttagaaattcaatatcttcccaaccgtaaatccgtttgactccgttcaacttccaaaatccctcaaatctcgagatctatctaatggcacgcttagaggtcattaatagggctttattttcgccgtttgttgagttgtcccgttttgcgcgtagtttcggagcccgaagacccgcagtgcgaggatttcgaggatcaagctccagatctcgagcaaggcaagccacctttgaacatcttgagcttatatttgaatttaattatgttgcttgaaaaatattatgcattgataggatcgcacttaatctgtttgtcccgtctgcaaggcagattggcggacctacctagtttgttgcatttgatccttcctttgttaattgttataccatgttcccttgtaaccacccagttgcgcctcggaaatcgtgcactctgcacgagtatcgacggtcgccttcaaacttaaaatctgaaaaacttcttaggtaaaacttgggttttacaaaagacttggaaaacccgacacctgggtcggtgcttgcgaactaaatgaattttccaaaaccgcggaccggggaacgtaccgggtgtacggtttcccgctcttgcacttaaggaccgttttcttggaatttcatccaaacataagacaagtacgaccacatgggtggaatgggacacccctggctgagtaactagcttatcaggggagccttgatgccgagagacatgtggattcgccggggtggtgtcggggaggacccctgggtttcctggcacagtatggtctgggacctaacctgttgttggtctgggacccctctcgtcggcatatggtaaacctgtgtcggctttggaaatgccttgtcatgaaagcttggaggtctcccgacgtggctgatccccacgggctgggtgatccgggttagtaatgtcgtgtggataaagtgtaccccctctgcagaggttaacaaactgttcgaacagccgtgcccacggtcatgggtggatgtgaggtgattcctagcgtagttttgtttgactactgcttgtgaaattgctgttgtggaaaggggttcgatgtttgaaaaatctgcagctgatgggatcagctaggcccgggtggccatttgaaagttgttggcccgggtggccgtttgaaagttgttggtcgggtgccaatcttgatcaattctaaagactgatacatttgcacatactccgaccggacaagacgcactgtctcatccatgtcgtttgagaagcactcacttagttgctttcagaaaagagttcaaataaaatcaattgcaaaaacaacagcctttccttgaagcctgcattaaacacttatttcccatggcttgctgagtactcccgtactcacccttgctctatataaataatctcccccccagttgctgaagaagatgaagcggatcccgctgacgaggagttctttcaggagcaagccggctacgatgagttttagggtttcggcctagttcccaagtcgcgcctgtgttgtttggtccaagtcctggcttccgcttcccttttgtaatgcagttgtgagctcgggatctgtccgcagcccgaCTTgattgtactcctactctataataaagagacctctattgctgtgatattctgtcttcctgtgataccagcactgtttcctgggactggtatcgattaataggttaatttggagcgtcacgggctagttccggtcggtactagttctgggcgtgacaacatTCCATAATAGATGACACGAGTTCATCTTTTACCATCTATCTTTTTCAGTGTTCTCCTTTTCCGGTATTTATCTAAACGTGcatcataactttttcatagaGGAAGCACACACAACTCAACAAAAGCTATAAATTGCTCCTAAGCATAATTTAACACACGATCAATTCATCCAAAAATAGATCTCACACTGGATTGAGAAcatcgttcaaaaaaaaaactcaaccaaGACACACCAATCATATTTTACAGGGTTGTACCGTTTGATACGATCGTCGTTCCATAATAAACGGCATCAGTTTCTCTCTTACCACACCTCGTTTGAGTTTATCTCTTACCACCCCCTCGTTTTTTTTCACTGTTCTCCTCTCCAACAATGGAATAACGGTGAAACAAAACCGCTCTCTGCATTTCTGCAAACAGTACAATTGCTTAACCCGTGGTACCAGCCGTTTTTTAGTCTTGTTACAAAAATTCAAAAGAAGCCGTAACGTTTTACATGAGGCGCGAATTGAAAGAGGCGCAAACCAGGGGCCGTGCtgccgtgcgtgcgtgcgtgccctGCCCCCCAACTTGACAAGTGGATGGAGGGAAGGGGGACAACCCCGGTCGACATGCGAGCGGATGGGGAAAGCGGGCCGCACCACCCCCCACCACCCGATCCATGGGCAGACGCAGCAAAAAAAACATCACGAATTCACGCACGCACACGCATCCACAGCTCGACCGTTCTCCCAgtcccctcccccacccccaccccgtCGCTGTCGTCTCTCGCCACCGCATACCGCCCACCCAACCCAACCTCAAAAATCACGTGTTCTTCGTGCCCAACCGCACCGCACGTCGTCCGTCCCCACCCCAACctgcccccctccctctccgctgAAAAAATAAGTCGCGAAAACCCCAAGACTCTGctgcttcctcctccttccccaacTTGCCTCCAATTCCAAGTTCCAACCCTCCACCTCCCTATATAACACAGCTCTTCCCACCCCGTCAAATCCCACGACTCAAAACCACCAAAACTCACCAAGCAAAGCACCAGCGAGGAAGAACAAGAAGGAAGGTGAAGAGAAGCCGCGTTTTGTTTCTCGCGAAAGTGTTTGTTGATATGGCGATGGAGGGGAAGAGCAGGAGGTTCGCGGTGGCGTGCGGGGTGCTCAGCCAGTACGTGAGGGCGGAGcagaagatggcggcggcggcgggggcggcaccggcgagggcggtgacgacgctGAGCCTGATGCCTGGGGCGGAGGtggtcgtcgaggaggaggagcggagggaggttggggaggaggaggcggggccagcgacggcgccggccgcgccgctgACCATCTTCTACGGTGGGAGGATGGTCGTCTTCGAGGACTTCCCCGCGGACAAGGCGGCGGAGGTGATGCGCATGGCCTCCtccgggatggcggcggcgccggctcaGCGGGAGGGCGCCGCGCTCGCGGACATGCCCATCATGAGGAAGGCGTCGCTGCAGCGGTTCTTCGCCAAGCGCAAGGACCGCCTCGCGGCGACCACCCCCTAcgcccgcccgtcgccggcggAGACCAAGGCCTCCGAGCCGGAGGAGAAGAAGACGCCCACCTCATGGCTggacctcgccgcctccgcctccgccgccgcgcgccgtgacAGCCTCACCATCGCGCTGTGATCTGCGCGGCTTTGACCAAAAACGACTTaagacgcgcgcgcgctctcAGCGCGCAAGAGGATTGATTCACTTTGCTCATACCCATGGCGACGTAGAGTTTTTACCGCTTTTGCTATACTTCTTTGTAAAATTCGATAGGGAGATTGAATTGATGGGAAACCCCTTGTGCCTGTTCTTTTTTGTCCCACTGTATCAAATATTCTTTCCTGTGCAAATTAAGCCAACTTTTTAGTTGTTacctcaacaaaaaaaattatctctCTCCCGGTTAATTTTTCAACTAGCAAAATAATTCCAAAAGAATTACCACTGAATTACTCCAGATCAAGCAACACACACCaaaaaaattaattaggcttggTATGAAAGTAAAGAAGCCACACGTGATGAAACGGGGCACAGCATGTGGCGGGAGGATTGCGTACGCGTCAATACACGCGACACTGTGTGGATTGGAATCGGGAGCAAGCTAATCGCTTCTTCTCCTCGTCCACATTTAGGCGTATGGCCCGCCCAATCGCGCGTGCTGAAAATTCACGTGGCCAGATAGCGAGTCGTCTCGACGACCTGCTGCGCGGGGTCGGTTCCGACCACGTTTCTTTCGCCTCGAGATCGACGGATCATCTAACCGATTTG
Coding sequences:
- the LOC4331834 gene encoding protein TIFY 11b, giving the protein MAMEGKSRRFAVACGVLSQYVRAEQKMAAAAGAAPARAVTTLSLMPGAEVVVEEEERREVGEEEAGPATAPAAPLTIFYGGRMVVFEDFPADKAAEVMRMASSGMAAAPAQREGAALADMPIMRKASLQRFFAKRKDRLAATTPYARPSPAETKASEPEEKKTPTSWLDLAASASAAARRDSLTIAL